The following proteins are encoded in a genomic region of Tachysurus fulvidraco isolate hzauxx_2018 chromosome 22, HZAU_PFXX_2.0, whole genome shotgun sequence:
- the nmd3 gene encoding 60S ribosomal export protein NMD3, giving the protein MEYMQAPASSSQGNILCCTCGIPIPPNPANMCVSCLRTQVDISDGIPKQVSVHFCKQCERYLQPPGTWVQCALESRELLTLCLKKIKSSMSKVRLVDAGFVWTEPHSKRIKLKLSIQKEVMNGAILQQVFVVDFIIQSQMCDDCHRVEAKDYWKAVVQVRQKTVHKKTFYYLEQLILKHRVHQNTLRIKEIHDGIDFYYSSKQHGQKMVDFLQCVVPCRSKSSQRLISHDVHSNTYNYKSTFSVEIVPICKDNVVCLSPRLAQSMGNLGQVCVCVQVTSTVHLIDPNTLQLAEIDANTYWRHPFNSLLNPRQLEEFIVMDIDIIRDQRLGAGAGLRSNKHTLAEVWVQKTSEMNTSQQYHCRTHLGHLLNIGDLVLGYDFANSNLNDEFLNKMNPHHVPDVVLVKKSYDRTRRIKRRNWKLKELHRDREGVDTDDERQYQDFLEDLEEDESLRKNVNIFRDVSKVPVESDTDDEGIPRISLAEMMEDLNLNDATGGDGADMMTN; this is encoded by the exons ATGGAGTACATGCAAGCGCCAGCCTCAAGCAGCCAAGGCAATAT CCTTTGCTGCACATGTGGCATCCCCATTCCCCCGAACCCAGCCAACATGTGCGTGTCCTGCCTGAGGACCCAGGTGGACATCTCCGACGGAATCCCCAAGCAGGTCTCCGTCCATTTCTGCAAACAGTGTGAACG GTACCTGCAGCCCCCAGGCACATGGGTTCAGTGTGCGTTAGAGTCCCGTGAGCTGCTAACGCTCTGTCTAAAGAAAATCAAGAGCTCAATGTCAAAG GTGCGGCTCGTCGATGCGGGGTTCGTGTGGACGGAGCCGCATTCTAAAAGGATCAAGTTGAAGCTCAGCATTCAGAAAGAG GTGATGAACGGCGCCATCCTGCAGCAGGTGTTTGTGGTGGATTTCATTATTCAGTCGCAGATGTGCGACGACTGCCATCGCGTGGAAGCCAAGGATTACTGGAAGGCCGTCGTACAAGTCAGACAGAAG ACGGTCCACAAGAAGACCTTCTATTACCTGGAACAGTTGATTCTGAAGCACAGAGTGCACCAGAACACACTCCGCATCAAGGAAATCCACG ACGGCATAGATTTCTACTACAGCTCCAAGCAGCACGGGCAGAAGATGGTGGATTTCTTGCAGTGTGTGGTTCCATGCAG ATCAAAGTCCTCGCAGCGTCTCATCTCTCACGACGTCCACTCGAACACCTACAACTACAAAAGCACCTTCTCTGTAGAGATCGTGCCCATCTGTAAG gacaATGTGGTGTGTCTGTCTCCACGTCTGGCCCAGAGCATGGGAAACCTcggccaggtgtgtgtgtgcgtccagGTGACCAGCACGGTGCacctcatcgacccgaacactCTGCAGC TCGCAGAGATCGACGCCAACACGTACTGGCGTCACCCGTTTAACAGCCTCCTGAACCCGCGCCAGCTGGAGGAGTTTATCGTCATGGACATCGACATCATCAGGGACCAGCGATTAGGAGCAGGAGCTGGACTGAGATCGAACAAG CACACCTTGGCTGAAGTGTGGGTTCAGAAGACCAGCGAGATGAACACCAGTCAGCAGTATCACTGCCGCACTCATCTGGGCCACCTGCTCAACATCGGAGACCTGGTGCTGGG TTACGACTTCGCCAACTCGAACCTCAACGACGAGTTCCTGAACAAGATGAATCCTCACCACGTGCCCGACGTG GTCCTGGTCAAGAAGAGCTACGACAGGACGAGGAGAATAAAGCGCAGGAACTGGAAGCTGAAGGAgctgcacagagacagagaaggcGTGGACACGGATGATGAAAG GCAATACCAGGACTTCTTGGAGGATCTCGAGGAAGACGAGTCCTTGCGTAAAAACGTCAACATCTTCAGAG ACGTCTCCAAGGTTCCCGTGGAGAGCGACACTGATGATGAAGGAATACCCAGGATCTCACTGGCGGAGATGATGGAGGACCTGAACCTCAACGATGCCACCGGAGGAGACGGGGCGGACATGATGACTAATTAA
- the sptssb gene encoding serine palmitoyltransferase small subunit B: MDVKNMREYMGWLYYQYLLITGIYVLEPWEKSIFNTVLFTMVAMVVYTSYVFVPIHVRLALEFFSGLCGEQPESTVALIN; this comes from the coding sequence ATGGATGTGAAGAACATGAGAGAATACATGGGCTGGTTGTACTACCAGTATCTCCTCATCACAGGCATCTACGTCCTTGAACCGTGGGAGAAGTCCATCTTCAATACGGTCCTCTTCACCATGGTGGCAATGGTGGTCTACACTTCCTATGTCTTCGTGCCCATCCACGTGCGCCTGGCACTGGAGTTTTTCTCAGGACTTTGCGGGGAGCAGCCAGAGAGCACCGTAGCTCTGATTAACTAA